A single region of the Quadrisphaera setariae genome encodes:
- a CDS encoding ABC transporter permease, whose amino-acid sequence MSALGSAISDGATIAQRNLIKVKRVPDLLVGTLISPIMFILLFVFVFGSAIPVPAGTSYAEFLVPGIFAQTVIFGATVTGSGLADDMQKGIIDRFRSLPIAPSAVLVGRTSSDVVTNVLVIIIMTATGLAVGWRITTSPLEALAGFALLLLFAYACSWVMALVGLLVRSPEVFNNVSFIVIFPITFIANTFVPTNNFPAVLRVIADWNPVSAVTQASRDLFGNPSLAGGSGAWPLEHAALYTLIWSVVLVAVFLPLATRQFKRSAAR is encoded by the coding sequence GTGAGCGCGCTCGGGTCGGCCATCAGCGACGGGGCGACCATCGCCCAGCGCAACCTCATCAAGGTCAAGCGGGTCCCGGACCTGCTGGTCGGCACGCTCATCTCGCCGATCATGTTCATCCTGCTCTTCGTCTTCGTCTTCGGCAGCGCCATCCCGGTGCCAGCGGGGACGAGCTACGCGGAGTTCCTCGTGCCGGGCATCTTCGCCCAGACCGTGATCTTCGGGGCCACCGTCACGGGCAGCGGACTGGCGGACGACATGCAGAAGGGCATCATCGACAGGTTCCGGTCGCTGCCCATCGCACCGTCGGCGGTGCTCGTGGGGCGCACCTCCTCCGACGTCGTCACCAACGTCCTGGTGATCATCATCATGACGGCGACGGGCCTGGCGGTGGGCTGGCGCATCACCACCTCGCCGCTCGAGGCGCTGGCCGGGTTCGCGCTGCTGCTGCTCTTCGCCTACGCGTGCTCGTGGGTGATGGCGCTGGTCGGCCTGCTGGTGCGCAGCCCGGAGGTGTTCAACAACGTCAGCTTCATCGTGATCTTCCCGATCACCTTCATCGCCAACACCTTCGTGCCCACCAACAACTTCCCCGCGGTGCTGCGCGTCATCGCCGACTGGAACCCCGTCTCAGCGGTCACCCAGGCCAGCCGCGACCTCTTCGGCAACCCCTCGCTCGCCGGCGGGTCCGGTGCGTGGCCGCTGGAGCACGCGGCGCTGTACACGCTCATCTGGTCCGTGGTGCTCGTCGCGGTCTTCCTGCCGCTGGCGACCCGCCAGTTCAAGCGCTCCGCAGCCCGCTGA
- a CDS encoding ATP-binding cassette domain-containing protein encodes MTRALDGVDLDVPEGTVLGLLGPNGAGKTTTVRILTTLLEPDAGEAHVAGVDVRRDPQEVRRRIGVSGQYAAVDEYLTGFENLRMIGGLYHLGSRRAAQRARELMELFSLTDAADRPVKGYSGGMRRRLDLAGALVNDPPVLFLDEPTTGLDPRSRADMWELLQGMVRGGTTVVLTTQYLEEADLLADDIVVIDHGRAIARGTSDQLKAQVGGERVELVVDDAAHLDTVRSLLAAVAVGEVEVEPHTRRLTAPVEGGAAVLVGLLAQLQQRGVHLSDAGTRRPTMDDVFLTLTGKRTDEAGSTDEQKAGVGA; translated from the coding sequence GTGACCCGCGCGCTCGACGGGGTCGACCTCGACGTGCCCGAGGGCACGGTGCTGGGCCTGCTGGGGCCCAACGGCGCCGGCAAGACCACCACGGTGCGCATCCTCACCACGCTGCTCGAGCCCGACGCGGGCGAGGCGCACGTAGCAGGGGTGGACGTGCGGCGCGACCCGCAGGAGGTGCGCCGGCGCATCGGCGTCTCCGGGCAGTACGCCGCCGTCGACGAGTACCTCACGGGCTTCGAGAACCTGCGGATGATCGGCGGGCTCTACCACCTGGGCTCCCGGCGGGCCGCGCAGAGGGCTCGCGAGCTGATGGAGCTCTTCAGCCTCACCGACGCCGCCGACCGGCCGGTGAAGGGCTACTCCGGTGGGATGCGCCGCCGCCTCGACCTGGCCGGGGCGCTGGTCAACGACCCGCCCGTGCTCTTCCTCGACGAGCCCACCACCGGTCTCGACCCGCGCAGCCGCGCCGACATGTGGGAGCTGCTGCAGGGCATGGTCCGGGGCGGCACCACCGTGGTGCTCACCACTCAGTACCTCGAGGAGGCCGACCTGCTCGCCGACGACATCGTCGTCATCGACCACGGCCGCGCCATCGCCCGCGGCACGTCCGACCAGCTCAAGGCGCAGGTCGGTGGGGAACGGGTCGAGCTCGTCGTCGACGACGCCGCCCACCTCGACACCGTCCGCTCCCTGCTCGCCGCGGTCGCCGTCGGCGAAGTCGAGGTCGAGCCGCACACCCGGCGCCTGACGGCGCCGGTGGAGGGCGGGGCCGCCGTGCTGGTGGGCCTGCTCGCGCAGCTGCAGCAGCGCGGTGTCCACCTGTCCGACGCAGGCACCCGCCGGCCCACCATGGACGACGTGTTCCTGACCCTCACCGGCAAGCGCACCGACGAGGCCGGCAGCACCGACGAGCAGAAGGCGGGGGTGGGGGCGTGA
- a CDS encoding AI-2E family transporter — translation MPPTQSRLTRTPRPERSAADAVPFPVRVSAAWAWRIVVVAVVLYGVGRVLAYFSELTVALFVSLLLVALLVPFVDFLDRHGWPRVLATLVSLLLGIALIVGLFTLVVTQIASGFDDLAQSASQGITQLQTWLSNGPLGLSTGQINDYITQARTALQENSQSLINGAVAVGGTAATLLTGSFLVLFFTIFLTWDGRRVWSWLVRLLPGPAEAPFDAAMHRGWVTLTSYVRATIIVAAVDAIGIGLGAFFLNIPLAVPLAVLVFLGAFVPILGAVVTGAVAVLVGLVSQGPVTALIMLGVVLAVQQLESHVLQPILLGKAVSVHPLAVFVAIAAGGTLAGIPGVLFAVPIIAVANTVVVYLVRGDAALPKGLVKHFDDDDDEDDDGGEGGAATSDAQRRDADEVASRQAREEGEPPAPGRLDERAGDDGAR, via the coding sequence GTGCCACCGACCCAGAGCCGACTGACCCGCACGCCCCGCCCCGAGCGCTCGGCCGCGGACGCCGTCCCGTTCCCGGTGAGGGTCTCGGCGGCGTGGGCGTGGCGCATCGTCGTCGTCGCCGTCGTGCTCTACGGCGTCGGCCGGGTGCTGGCGTACTTCTCCGAGCTGACGGTCGCGCTGTTCGTCTCGCTGCTGCTCGTGGCGCTGCTCGTGCCGTTCGTCGACTTCCTCGACCGGCACGGCTGGCCGCGGGTGCTGGCCACGCTGGTGAGCCTGCTGCTGGGCATCGCGCTGATCGTCGGGCTGTTCACCCTGGTCGTGACGCAGATCGCCTCGGGCTTCGACGACCTCGCGCAGTCGGCGTCGCAGGGCATCACGCAGCTGCAGACGTGGCTGTCCAACGGACCGCTGGGCCTGTCGACGGGGCAGATCAACGACTACATCACCCAGGCGCGCACCGCGCTGCAGGAGAACAGCCAGTCGCTCATCAACGGCGCGGTGGCGGTCGGCGGCACCGCCGCGACGCTGCTCACCGGCAGCTTCCTCGTGCTCTTCTTCACGATCTTCCTCACGTGGGACGGCCGCCGCGTGTGGTCCTGGCTGGTGCGCCTGCTGCCCGGCCCCGCTGAGGCGCCGTTCGACGCCGCCATGCACCGCGGCTGGGTGACGCTGACCTCGTACGTGCGGGCCACGATCATCGTCGCCGCCGTCGACGCGATCGGCATCGGCCTGGGCGCCTTCTTCCTGAACATCCCGCTGGCCGTGCCGCTCGCCGTGCTGGTCTTCCTCGGTGCCTTCGTGCCGATCCTCGGCGCCGTGGTCACCGGAGCCGTGGCGGTGCTGGTCGGCCTGGTGTCGCAGGGACCCGTCACCGCGCTGATCATGCTCGGCGTGGTGCTGGCGGTGCAGCAGCTCGAGAGCCACGTGCTGCAGCCGATCCTGCTGGGCAAGGCCGTCTCCGTGCACCCGCTGGCCGTGTTCGTGGCGATCGCCGCAGGCGGCACCCTCGCGGGCATCCCCGGCGTGCTCTTCGCGGTGCCGATCATCGCAGTGGCCAACACGGTCGTCGTCTACCTGGTCAGGGGCGATGCGGCGCTGCCGAAGGGCCTCGTCAAGCACTTCGACGACGACGACGACGAGGACGACGACGGCGGGGAGGGCGGTGCCGCCACGTCCGACGCGCAGCGCCGCGACGCCGACGAGGTGGCCTCCCGCCAGGCCCGCGAGGAGGGCGAGCCGCCCGCCCCCGGACGGCTGGACGAGCGCGCCGGGGACGACGGCGCCCGGTGA
- the ilvA gene encoding threonine ammonia-lyase, with amino-acid sequence MTLVPPVGPEDVLAARPLLEHVVRRTPVVRSRALSDLVGGPVHLKLENLQRGGSFKVRGAYVRAARLSEAERSRGLVAASAGNHAQGVAIAARELGAPATVFMPVGASLPKLEATGRYGARVELAGTTVDEALVAAREHVEATGAVLVHPFDHPDVVAGQGTVGLELVEQVAGLRTVLVCLGGGGLLAGTAAALSGVAPHVRVVGVQAAQAAAWPGSLAAGRPVPLERMSTMADGIAVARPGDVPFGVVRALMAPTDVVTVSEEDVSRALLLLLERAKLVVEPGGAAGVAALLADPSAYEPPVGVVVSGGNVDPLLLMRVIRHGMAAAGRFLTLAVRRVPDRPGALAALLALVAQVGADVIDVGHGRTSERAAVDEVEVDLRLQTQGPAHAEGVVAALRRAGYEVHVG; translated from the coding sequence GTGACGCTCGTGCCGCCGGTCGGCCCGGAGGACGTGCTGGCGGCCCGCCCGCTGCTCGAGCACGTGGTGCGGCGCACACCGGTGGTCCGCAGCCGAGCGCTGTCCGACCTCGTCGGCGGCCCGGTCCACCTGAAGCTGGAGAACCTCCAGCGCGGCGGCTCCTTCAAGGTGCGTGGCGCGTACGTGCGCGCGGCGCGGCTGTCCGAGGCCGAGCGCAGCCGTGGGCTCGTGGCGGCCAGCGCCGGCAACCACGCGCAGGGCGTGGCCATCGCCGCCCGCGAGCTGGGCGCCCCCGCCACCGTCTTCATGCCGGTGGGCGCCTCGCTGCCCAAGCTGGAGGCGACGGGGCGCTACGGCGCCCGCGTGGAGCTGGCGGGCACCACGGTGGACGAGGCGCTGGTCGCGGCCCGCGAGCACGTGGAGGCCACCGGCGCGGTGCTCGTGCACCCCTTCGACCACCCCGACGTCGTCGCGGGCCAGGGGACGGTGGGCCTGGAGCTGGTCGAGCAGGTCGCCGGGCTGCGGACGGTGCTGGTGTGCCTGGGCGGCGGGGGCCTGCTGGCGGGGACCGCCGCGGCGCTGTCGGGGGTGGCGCCCCACGTGCGCGTGGTGGGCGTGCAGGCGGCGCAGGCCGCCGCGTGGCCGGGCTCGCTCGCGGCGGGGAGGCCCGTGCCGCTGGAGCGGATGTCGACCATGGCGGACGGCATCGCCGTCGCCAGGCCCGGGGACGTGCCGTTCGGCGTGGTGCGGGCGCTGATGGCCCCCACCGACGTCGTCACCGTCTCCGAGGAGGACGTCTCCCGCGCGCTGCTCCTCCTGCTCGAGCGGGCCAAGCTGGTGGTGGAGCCCGGGGGAGCGGCGGGCGTCGCCGCCCTGCTGGCGGACCCGTCCGCCTACGAGCCGCCGGTGGGCGTGGTGGTCTCCGGCGGCAACGTCGACCCGCTGCTGCTCATGCGCGTCATCCGCCACGGCATGGCCGCCGCGGGTCGCTTCCTCACCCTCGCGGTGCGCCGCGTGCCCGACCGGCCCGGCGCGCTGGCGGCGCTGCTCGCGCTGGTGGCGCAGGTCGGCGCGGACGTCATCGACGTCGGCCACGGGCGCACCTCCGAGCGGGCCGCCGTCGACGAGGTGGAGGTGGACCTGCGCCTGCAGACGCAGGGCCCCGCGCACGCCGAGGGCGTGGTCGCGGCGCTGAGGCGAGCCGGCTACGAGGTGCACGTCGGCTGA
- a CDS encoding cystathionine gamma-synthase, whose product MSEQHDWSGSGFSTRAIHAGSEPDPRTGAVIPSISVSTTYKQDGVGGLRSGYEYSRSASPTRDALQECLASLEGGRSAYAFASGLAAEDTLLRAVLTPGDHVVVPDDAYGGTYRLIARVLGRWGVEHTPADISDADAVAAAVQPGRTKLVWAETPTNPLLTVGDIGALAAVAHDAGALLAVDNTFATPYLQQPLALGADVVVHSTTKYCGGHSDVVGGALVVGQGDHLEAVAEAVGFHQNAMGAVAGPFDAWLVLRGLKTLAVRMERHCDSAEAVAAWLSEHPGVDSVLHPGLAGHPGHDVAAKQMRRGGGMVSFRVGSREKALRVCERAQVFTLAESLGGVESLIEHPAAMTHASVAGSALEVPDDLVRLSVGLEDLDDLIGDLDRALG is encoded by the coding sequence GTGAGCGAGCAGCACGACTGGTCCGGGTCCGGGTTCTCCACGCGCGCCATCCACGCGGGCTCCGAGCCCGACCCGCGCACCGGCGCGGTGATCCCGTCGATCAGCGTCTCCACCACCTACAAGCAGGACGGCGTCGGCGGCCTGCGCTCGGGCTACGAGTACTCCCGGTCCGCCAGCCCCACCCGGGACGCCCTGCAGGAGTGCCTGGCCTCCCTGGAGGGCGGCCGCTCCGCGTACGCGTTCGCCTCCGGCCTGGCCGCCGAGGACACGCTGCTGCGCGCCGTGCTGACCCCCGGCGACCACGTCGTCGTCCCCGACGACGCCTACGGCGGCACCTACCGCCTCATCGCCCGCGTGCTGGGCCGCTGGGGCGTGGAGCACACCCCCGCCGACATCTCCGACGCCGACGCGGTGGCCGCCGCCGTGCAGCCCGGCCGCACCAAGCTCGTGTGGGCCGAGACCCCCACCAACCCGCTGCTGACCGTCGGTGACATCGGCGCGCTCGCAGCCGTCGCGCACGACGCCGGCGCGCTGCTCGCCGTCGACAACACCTTCGCCACCCCCTACCTGCAGCAGCCGCTGGCGCTGGGTGCGGACGTCGTCGTCCACTCGACCACCAAGTACTGCGGCGGCCACTCCGACGTGGTCGGCGGCGCGCTGGTGGTCGGGCAGGGCGACCACCTCGAGGCCGTCGCCGAGGCCGTCGGCTTCCACCAGAACGCGATGGGCGCGGTCGCCGGCCCGTTCGACGCGTGGCTCGTGCTGCGCGGCCTCAAGACCCTCGCGGTGAGGATGGAGCGCCACTGCGACTCCGCCGAGGCCGTCGCGGCGTGGCTGTCCGAGCACCCGGGCGTCGACTCCGTGCTGCACCCCGGGCTGGCCGGCCACCCCGGCCACGACGTCGCCGCGAAGCAGATGCGCCGCGGCGGCGGCATGGTCAGCTTCCGCGTGGGCTCGCGCGAGAAGGCCCTGCGGGTGTGCGAGCGCGCGCAGGTCTTCACCCTCGCCGAGTCCCTCGGGGGCGTGGAGTCGCTCATCGAGCACCCGGCGGCCATGACGCACGCGTCGGTGGCGGGCTCGGCGCTGGAGGTCCCGGACGACCTGGTGCGCCTCTCGGTGGGTCTCGAGGACCTCGACGACCTGATCGGGGACCTCGACCGCGCACTCGGGTGA
- the greA gene encoding transcription elongation factor GreA — translation MSDTTPATTWLTQEAYDRLQAEHAHLTGPGRLEITQRIDAARQEGDLKENGGYHAAKDEQGKMEARIRQLEQLLRDAQVGQAPAAASGVVAPGTVVSATVNGSMKMRFLLGSREAVGTTDLDVYSEKSPIGSAVLGKKKGDSASYTAPNGKELSVVVDDVEAYAG, via the coding sequence GTGTCCGACACCACGCCTGCCACCACCTGGCTGACGCAGGAGGCCTACGACCGCCTCCAGGCCGAGCACGCCCACCTGACCGGGCCGGGCCGGCTCGAGATCACGCAGCGCATCGACGCCGCGCGCCAGGAGGGCGACCTCAAGGAGAACGGCGGCTACCACGCCGCCAAGGACGAGCAGGGGAAGATGGAGGCCCGCATCCGCCAGCTCGAGCAGCTGCTGCGCGACGCGCAGGTCGGCCAGGCCCCCGCCGCCGCCAGCGGCGTCGTCGCTCCGGGCACCGTGGTCTCGGCCACCGTGAACGGCAGCATGAAGATGCGCTTCCTGCTGGGCAGCCGCGAGGCCGTCGGCACCACCGACCTCGACGTGTACAGCGAGAAGTCGCCCATCGGCTCGGCGGTGCTGGGCAAGAAGAAGGGCGACTCGGCCAGCTACACCGCGCCGAACGGCAAGGAGCTGTCCGTGGTGGTGGACGACGTCGAGGCGTACGCCGGCTGA